From Tamandua tetradactyla isolate mTamTet1 chromosome 26, mTamTet1.pri, whole genome shotgun sequence, a single genomic window includes:
- the CDKN2AIP gene encoding CDKN2A-interacting protein isoform X2 produces MAQEVSEFLSQNPRVAAWVEALRCDGETDKHWRHRREFLLRNAGDLVPTGGVDSTSTDEAADAESGTRNRQMQQLISFSMAWANHVFLGCRYPQKVMDKILSMAEGIKVTDAPIHTTRDELVAKKG; encoded by the exons ATGGCGCAGGAGGTGTCGGAGTTCCTGAGCCAGAACCCGCGGGTCGCCGCCTGGGTGGAGGCGCTGCGCTGCGACGGCGAGACTGACAAACACTGGCGCCACCGCCGCGAGTTTTTGCTCCGCAACGCCGGGGACCTGGTTCCCACTGGTGGTGTGGACTCCACGAGCACGGATGAAGCTGCGGACGCCGAGAGCGGGACTCGCAATCGGCAGATGCAGCAGCTCATCTCCTTTTCCATGGCCTGGGCAAACCACGTCTTCCTCGGCTGCCG gTACCCTCAAAAAGTTATGGATAAAATACTTAGTATGGCTGAAGGCATTAAAGTGACAGATGCTCCAATCCATACCACAAGAGACGAACTGGTTGCCAAG